ATGTTGGTCAGAACAATCGCTTCTTAATTTCGCCTTATCAAGTTCACTTAATAGATATATGCAGATGGaaatagttattattgtaaactatcttttaaataatttaaaaatacactcCGTTGTTTAACTGGTTAGAtcaggacatttttttttctttttaataacgactattcaatgtttcaatataatacgcagagtaaagaaaaaaacggCTAAGTGCGTGTCTGGCTCAAGatatttagggttccgtacaaatagactaCTGATAAAGTATTCTACTggattacaaataaatgtatggGTACTATCCCTCAAAATACCTATATAACCTGTTATGGACATAAACTTGTTGGGGGCTCGGCAATAAACTCtatgatgaaaaataataataccttttgatattatttgttcTAGCGAAAGCTAAAAAACGTACCCTGTGAATTTCATGAGAGCTTCGAAATACGGGTCCCGCGCTAAATCAACATTCTTTCTGCAGGGTTCATAGTGTTCATACTTTCCAAAAGAGACTTGTTGAAGATTAATCGTATTGTGggattattttatcatatagATTCTCATGGTAAATCAGGATTATGtctgataatattactttaagactcTCGATAACTGCATAAAGGTTTGAGAACCATAGACACtaatcaaattacaatttacttttTTGCTTTCAAGGCTACTCCTTACTAAACGAAAACAAACTTCAACTCTAGCAATGTCTACGCTTGTCTATTCCTCTTTCCTTTTCGTGTGGCCGTGTCACCGCGTGGTTCACAGCCCCGTTTCATCAAGAAACATACAAAATGGCTATCCGCCCTGTATACAGGCCGACAATCGTCAAAAAGAGGACGAAAAGATTTATCCGCCATCAATCAGATCGCTATGACAAACTTAAGCGTAACTGGCGTAAACCCAGAGGTATGTAATAACTACGCGTGTTCTGTCGGCATTGCCGTTCATGCTGAATAACCTTATTttgactaatattttatttattgttttgaaattattgctgtatttatttaatatcggaaatcccttttatttttattgcacactTTTTATGATTTGAATCCCAAGTTCCTTTTTGTCGAGGTTATGATGACCAAAACGAGGcaataaatcatatatttttttcatgtgtTTCTTCCTTACCTATTATATTATCACCAAAAACGTTATTATGTAAAGGAGAACGCATGCTAAAACCTCTTAATCCAGCTTTAAGTTAACATTGGCGGTATCGTATGTCAACATTGCAATGATACGATACTCAACAATTTTCTTATAGGTTAGATCCAAACATTATGatcatgaaacattttttaaatctttatcttAATTAGAACCCCattgttatctttttaattttatttacatggtACATTCTTAATATTCCCTCCGAAAATCCTATTAAAACACCTGTCTGgcaataatctttttttaattaaatattagattGTGGTCCTCCTTgcatgaatattaattaattacagcaAGGGCACTCTGTGTTATTCATTCTATATGATAATTACAATTTGTTACCTTGCTAGAACAAATCTATCACATCCTATTCCTGGCAGCTTGCATCTCGCTGTTTGGTCATCTTGatagaaacattaaatttttggttttttaaatatgattcttgaaaatgttttacattctaGAATCTCAGTTTTTCTTtgaatagaaacaaattatatttcatgtAACAAAATAGCaacttatttgttattattatcttCCAGGTATTGACAACAGGGTCCGCAGGCGTTTCAAGGGTCAATACTTGATGCCAAACATTGGTTACGGATCAAACAAAAAGACCCGTCACATGCTACCCAATGGTTTCCGTAAGGTTAGACTAAAttcaatcattttatattttaaaaagtccATTGTGTATTTAGTTCTTATGTCTGACATTTTCCCAACATGTTAATTTCAGTGTAAGCCTACTGCCACATCTTAAAATGATATTGTTATAGTTATGGCAGCATGGGAGTTCAATACATGGCATCTCTCATGCACACCTTCCTTAATAATGTTAGTATAAGTTGTGGCAGAAGGCTCCAGGTACTTGAAGATGTACTGTTGTTAAAGTTCCATTTGCTACTAAGCAGTGGTCTCTAAGTCCCACTGTTGGGCTGAATAGTCttttcagttataaaaaaaGTCTTGTTTTCTCACTTCTCAATCAGAGTACCTAATATTCTTGCCCATTCTTAggctttaaattatatttattttatgaattatattccaatattgtattaaactggataaatgatattttttttaattctttaacctaaattatttagatttttcatttaattacaaaaaaaattgttgaaacaatTTGCAAGGGCACTCTGTGTTATTCATTCCATATGATAATTACAATTTGTTACCTTGCTAGAACAAATCTATCACATCCTATTCCTGGCAGCTTGCATCTCGCTGTTTGGTCATCTTgatagaaacatttttgaaagcatttagtatttaaataattttcaaatcaatAGAAGTGGAAATTATATTGACAATCCATTGTTGTTGGGCTGCCAtgctgtctttgtgcatgtgacttgaatgtttgtcacaAATTTCAATTCCTTAGTGTCATACTCATAAAAAACAGCCAATTTGTAACATATTCCACTTGCTTATGATTAGGACAGCATGACACCTAAGCTCTATATTTTACTCAGTAATGGTTATTGAATATACCTGAAGACTAGTTCATGTCATAGATTCCTTATTCCAACAGAAATATTTGTCCAATACAAGATTTATGACATACTAAATATAATTCCGGTCTGTCTACAGGTCCTGGTCCACAATGTCCGCGAGCTCGAGATCCTGATGATGCAGAACAGGAAATACTGCGCAGAGATCGCCCACGGAGTGTCCTCCAAGAAGCGGAAGACCATTGTGGAGCGCGCGCAGCAGCTCAGCATCAGAGTCACCAACTCTGCCGCCCGCCTCCGCAGCCAGGAGAACGAATAAATTAAGGataattaaaacgttttaaaaacacttgcgttttttatttcaatactgaATActcaaaatcttttattttttatatttgttagtttatatTAGCTGGTGGGTTGCAATATAGACACATTTTGGGAATCAATCGAGCACAGCATAGCATATTTATGGGAGAGAGGAAGAGCACTTCTAATACTAAAAATTGTCTATTTTGggagtacctacataatatctTAATTTTGCATTTGCACATGgtcacagattactaaatagttacttcGTAATCATGGTGAACAGTATTTCTTACTGAAGTTAGGTGAATGGTCTTAGTCCCGACGTTATACCGTATTTCACCTATTGTTAGGACTGAATCTGATACACACTGAATTAGCAGGGGCCGGCAGCCTCATCATAAGCCGAAACACTGGGGAAGTAGATCGCACTCAAGTTGTCAAAGCTATCACGAGAAAACCCACTGCCGCCTCGGAATACCGCGTCCGGAGGGGCAACACTAAGGTGACCGTTGCTCTTTTATAAAGGATTGACCATTACAAAGTGGGCTTTGCAATTGCACATCACCAGCAGTAGAATTAAGAGTACCtgatagttaggaaaaggctattAGAGCATATGACCTCACCTAACTCTAGGCAGGATCTGTggagtaatctatactaatatataaagctaaagagtttgtttgtttgcttgaacgcgctaatctcaggaactactggtctgaATAGAATGaattgaatagaacattcatcgaggaaggctttaggctataagccatcacgctgagacttataggagcgaagataca
The DNA window shown above is from Trichoplusia ni isolate ovarian cell line Hi5 chromosome 26, tn1, whole genome shotgun sequence and carries:
- the LOC113505587 gene encoding 60S ribosomal protein L32, whose amino-acid sequence is MAIRPVYRPTIVKKRTKRFIRHQSDRYDKLKRNWRKPRGIDNRVRRRFKGQYLMPNIGYGSNKKTRHMLPNGFRKVLVHNVRELEILMMQNRKYCAEIAHGVSSKKRKTIVERAQQLSIRVTNSAARLRSQENE